The following are encoded together in the Balaenoptera acutorostrata chromosome 9, mBalAcu1.1, whole genome shotgun sequence genome:
- the MADD gene encoding MAP kinase-activating death domain protein isoform X31 produces MVQKKKSCPRLLDYLVIVGARHPSSDSVAQTPELLRRYPLEDHAEFPLPPDVVFFCQPEGCLSVRQRRMSLREDTSFVFTLTDKDTGVTRYGICVNFYRSFQKRMPKEKGEAGAGSRGKEGPHATCISEEVGAESSESGPSLQPPSADSTPDVNQSPRGRRRAKAESRSRNSTLTSLCVLSHYPFFSTFRECLYTLKRLVDCCSERLLGKKLGIPRGIQRGTMWRIFTGALLVEEKSSALLHDLREIEAWIYRLLRSPVPVSGQKRVDIEVLPQELQQALTFALPDPSRFTLVDFPLHLPLELLGVDACLQVLTCILLEHKVVLQSRDYNALSMSVMAFVAMIYPLEYMFPVIPLLPTCMASAEQLLLAPTPYIIGVPASFFLYKLDFKMPDDVWLVDLDSSRVIAPTNAELLPILPEPESLELKKHLKQALASMSLNTQPILNLEKFHEGQEIPLLLGRPSNDLQSTPSTEFNPLIYGNDVDSVDVATRVAMVRFFNSPNVLQGFQMHTRTLRLFPRPVVAFQAGSFLASRPRQTPFAEKLARTQAVEYFGEWILNPTNYAFQRIHNNTFDPALIGDKPKWYTHQLQPVHYRVYDSSSHLAEALSVPPEHDSDSDPTDDSGSDSMDYDDSSSSYSSLGDFVSEMMKCDINGDTPNVDPLTHAALGDASEVAIDELQSQKEVEEPGPDSENSQENPPLRSSSSTTASSSPSTVIHGASSEPADSTEMDDKAAVGVSKSLPSVPPSIGKANVDRRQTEIGEGSVRRRTYDNPYFEPQYGFPPEEDDDEQGESYTPRFSQHVSGNRAQKLLRPNSLKLASDSDAESDSRASSPTSTVSNNSTEGFGGIMSFASSLYRNHSTSFSLSNLTLPTKGAREKTTPFPSLKGNRRALVDQKSSVIKHSPTVKREPPSPQGRSSNSSENQQFLKEVVHSVLDGQGVGWLNTKKVRRLLESEQLRVFVLSKLNRTVQSEDEARQDIIPDVEISRKVYKGMLDLLKCTVLSLEQSYAHAGLGGMASIFALLEIAQTHYYSKEPDKRKRSPTESVNTPIGKDPGLAGRGDPKAMAQLRVPQLGPRAPSASGKSPKELDTRSLKEENFVASIELWNKHQEVKRQKALEKQRPEVIKPAFDLGETEERKSQVSADSGVSLTSGPQRTDPDSVLGVSPAVMIRSSSQDSEVSTVSNSSGETLGADSDLSSNAGDGPGGEGSIHLAGSRGTLSDSEIETNSATSAIFGKAHSLKPSVKEKLVGSPVRFSEDVSQRVYLYEGLLGRDRGSMWDQLEDAAMETFSISKERSTLWDQMQFWEDAFLDAVMLEREGMGMDQGPQEMIDRYLSLGEHDRKRLEDDEDRLLATLLHNLISYMLLMKVNKNDIRKKVRRLMGKSHIGLVYSQQINEALDQLANLNGRDLSIRSSGSRHMKKQTFVVHAGTDTNGDIFFMEVCDDCVVLRSNIGTVYERWWYEKLINMTYCPKTKVLCLWRRNGSETQLNKFYTKKCRELYYCVKDSMERAAARQQSIKPGPELGGEFPVQDMKTGEGGLLQVTLEGINLKFMHNQFLKLKKW; encoded by the exons ATGGTGCAAAAGAAGAAGTCCTGTCCTCGGTTACTTGACTACCTAGTGATCGTAGGGGCCAG GCACCCGAGCAGTGATAGCGTGGCCCAGACTCCAGAATTGCTACGGCGATACCCGTTAGAGGATCACGCCGAGTTTCCCTTGCCCCCGGACGTCGTGTTCTTCTGCCAGCCGGAGGGCTGCCTGAGTGTGCGGCAACGGCGCATGAGCCTGCGCGAGGACACCTCTTTTGTCTTCACTCTCACCGACAAGGACACTGGGGTCACGCGTTATGGCATCTGTGTTAACTTCTACCGCTCCTTCCAAAAGCGCATGCCTAAGGAAAAGGGGGAGGCCGGGGCAGGGTCCCGTGGGAAGGAAGGACCCCATGCCACCTGCATCTCAGAAGAGGTTGGCGCCGAGAGCTCGGAGAGTGGCCCGTCCCTGCAGCCTCCAAGTGCCGACTCTACCCCGGATGTGAACCAGTCTCCTCGGGGCAGACGCCGGGCCAAGGCGGAGAGCCGTTCCCGCAACAGCACTCTGACGTCCCTGTGTGTGCTCAGCCATTACCCCTTCTTCTCCACCTTCCGAGAGTGTCTGTACACCCTCAAACGTCTGGTGGACTGCTGTAGTGAGCGACTGCTGGGCAAGAAACTGGGCATCCCTCGAGGCATACAGAG GGGCACCATGTGGCGCATCTTCACGGGAGCGTTGTTAGTGGAGGAGAAGTCAAGTGCCCTTCTGCACGACCTTCGAGAGATCGAGGCCTGGATCTATCGATTGCTGCGCTCCCCAGTACCCGTCTCAGGGCAGAAGCGAGTGGACATTGAGGTCCTGCCCCAGGAGCTCCAGCAGGCTCTGACCTTTGCTCTTCCAGACCCCTCTCGATTCACCCTAGTGGATTTCCCACTGCACCTCCCCTTGGAACTTCTGGGTGTGGATGCCTGTCTTCAGGTGCTAACCTGCATCCTGTTAGAACACAAG GTGGTGCTGCAGTCCCGAGACTACAACGCACTCTCCATGTCTGTGATGGCATTTGTGGCAATGATTTATCCCTTGGAGTATATGTTTCCTGTTAtcccactgctgcccacctgcatgGCGTCTGCAGAACAG CTGCTGTTGGCTCCAACACCGTACATCATCGGGGTCCCTGCCAGCTTCTTCCTCTACAAACTGGACTTCAAAATGCCTGACGATGTATGGCTGGTGGATCTGGACAGCAGCAGG GTGATTGCCCCCACCAATGCAGAACTGCTACCTATCCTGCCAGAGCCAGAATCATTAGAgttgaaaaaacatttaaaacag GCCCTCGCCAGCATGAGTCTCAACACCCAGCCCATCCTCAATCTGGAGAAATTCCACGAAGGCCAGGAGATCCCTCTTCTCTTGGGAAGGCCTTCTAATGACCTGCAGTCTACACCTTCCACTGAATTCAACCCACTCATCTATGGCAACGATGTGGATTCTGTGGATGTCGCAACCAG AGTGGCCATGGTCCGTTTCTTCAACTCCCCCAACGTGCTGCAGGGCTTTCAGATGCACACACGTACCCTGCGTCTCTTCCCGCGGCCCGTGGTAGCTTTCCAAGCTGGCTCCTTTCTAGCCTCACGTCCCCGGCAGACTCCTTTTGCTGAGAAACTGGCCAGGACTCAGGCTGTGGAGTACTTCGGAGAATGGATCCTCAACCCCACCAACTATGCCTTTCAGCGGATTCACAACA ACACGTTCGATCCAGCCCTGATAGGCGACAAGCCGAAGTGGTACACCCACCAGCTGCAGCCTGTCCACTATCGAGTGTATGACAGCAGTTCCCATCTGGCTGAGGCGCTGAGCGTGCCACCGGAGCACGACTCTGACTCTGACCCTACTGATGACAG CGGCAGTGATAGTATGGATTATGATGACTCAAGCTCTTCTTACTCTTCCCTTGGTGACTTTGTCAGTGAGATGATGAAATGTGACATCAATGGTGATACTCCTA ACGTGGATCCTCTGACACACGCGGCACTGGGGGATGCCAGTGAGGTAGCTATTGATGAGCTGCAGAGCCAGAAGGAAGTAGAGGAACCTGGCCCAGACAGCGAGAACTCTCAGGAAAACCCCCCTCTGCGTTCCAGCTCCAGCACCACCGCCAGCAGTAGCCCCAGCACCGTTATCCATGGAGCCAGTTCT GAACCTGCCGACTCAACGGAGATGGATGATAAGGCAGCAGTAGGCGTCTCCAAGTCCCTCCCCAGCGTGCCTCCCAGCATTGGCAAAGCGAACGTGGACAGGCGTCAGACAGAAATTGGAGAGGGGTCAGTGCGCCGGCGAACCTATGACAATCCGTACTTCGAGCCCCAGTATGGCTTTCCCCCTGAGGAAGATGATGATGAGCAGGGGGAAAGTTACACTCCCCGATTCAGCCAACATGTCAGTGGCAATCG GGCTCAAAAGCTGCTGCGGCCCAACAGCTTGAAACTGGCAAGTGACTCAGATGCAGAGTCAGACTCTCGAGCGAGCTCGCCCACCTCCACCGTCTCCAACAACAGCACTGAGGGCTTCGGGGGCATCATGTCTTTTGCCA GCAGCCTGTATCGGAACCACAGTACGAGCTTCAGTCTTTCAAATCTCACACTGCCTACCAAAGGAGCGCGAGAGAAGACCACACCCTTCCCCAGTCTGAAAG GAAACAGGAGGGCCTTAGTGGACCAGAAGTCATCGGTCATTAAACACAGCCCAACAGTGAAAAGAGAGCCTCCATCACCTCAGGGTCGATCCAGCAATTCTAg tgagaaccagcagttcCTGAAGGAGGTGGTGCACAGCGTGCTGGACGGCCAGGGAGTTGGCTGGCTCAACACGAAGAAGGTGCGACGGCTGCTGGAGAGCGAGCAGCTGAGAGTCTTTGTCCTGAGCAAGCTGAACCGCACGGTGCAGTCAGAGGACGAGGCCCGGCAGGACATCATCCCAGATGTG GAGATCAGTCGGAAGGTGTACAAGGGCATGTTAGACCTGCTCAAGTGCACGGTCCTCAGTCTGGAGCAGTCCTACGCCCACGCTGGTCTGGGTGGCATGGCCAGCATCTTTGCGCTTCTGGAGATCGCCCAGACCCACTACTATAGTAAAG AACCAGACAAGCGGAAGAGAAGTCCAACGGAGAGTGTAAATACACCAATTGGCAAGGATCCTGGCCTGGCTGGGCGGGGGGACCCAAAGGCCATGGCACAGCTGAGAGTCCCCCAGCTGGGACCTCGGGCACCAAGTGCCTCAGGAAAGAGTCCCAAGGAACTGGACACCAGAAGTCTAAAGGAGGAGAACTTTGTAGCATCTATCG AATTGTGGAACAAGCACCAGGAAGTGAAAAGGCAAAAAGCTTTGGAAAAACAGA GGCCTGAAGTAATCAAACCCGCCTTCGACCTTGGTGAGACAGAGGAGAGAAAGTCCCAAGTCAGCGCAGACAGTGGTGTGAGCCTGACATCTGGTCCCCAG AGGACTGATCCAGATTCTGTCCTTGGTGTGAGTCCGGCCGTTATGATCCGAAGCTCAAGTCAGGACTCTGAAGTTAGCACC gtgaGTAATAGCTCTGGAGAGACCCTTGGAGCGGACAGTGACCTGAGCAGCAATGCAGGTGACGGACCAGGCGGTGAGGGCAGCATCCACTTGGCAGGCTCTAGAGGCACTTTGTCTGATAGTGAAATTGAAACCAACTCTGCCACCAGTGCCATCTTT GGTAAAGCCCACAGCTTGAAGCCAAGTGTAAAGGAGAAGCTGGTGGGCAGCCCAGTTCGCTTTTCTGAAGATGTAAGCCAGCGAGTCTATCTCTACGAGGGGCTCCTAG GAAGGGACAGAGGATCGATGTGGGACCAGTTAGAGGATGCTGCTATGGAGACCTTTTCTATAA GCAAAGAGCGTTCTACTTTATGGGACCAAATGCAGTTCTGGGAAGATGCGTTCTTAGATGCTGTGATGTTGGAGAGAGAAGGGATGGGTATGGACCAGGGTCCCCAGGAAATGATAGACAG GTACCTGTCCCTAGGAGAACATGACCGGAAGCGCCTAGAGGATGATGAAGATCGTTTGCTGGCCACGCTCTTGCACAACCTCATCTCCTACATGCTGCTGATGAAG GTAAATAAGAATGATATCCGGAAGAAGGTGAGGCGCCTGATGGGAAAGTCGCATATTGGGCTTGTGTACAGCCAGCAAATCAACGAAGCGCTTGACCAGCTGGCAAACCTG AATGGACGAGATCTCTCTATCCGGTCCAGTGGCAGCCGGCACATGAAGAAGCAGACATTTGTGGTACATGCGGGGACAGACACAAATGGAGATATCTTTTTCATGGAG
- the MADD gene encoding MAP kinase-activating death domain protein isoform X48: protein MVQKKKSCPRLLDYLVIVGARHPSSDSVAQTPELLRRYPLEDHAEFPLPPDVVFFCQPEGCLSVRQRRMSLREDTSFVFTLTDKDTGVTRYGICVNFYRSFQKRMPKEKGEAGAGSRGKEGPHATCISEEVGAESSESGPSLQPPSADSTPDVNQSPRGRRRAKAESRSRNSTLTSLCVLSHYPFFSTFRECLYTLKRLVDCCSERLLGKKLGIPRGIQRGTMWRIFTGALLVEEKSSALLHDLREIEAWIYRLLRSPVPVSGQKRVDIEVLPQELQQALTFALPDPSRFTLVDFPLHLPLELLGVDACLQVLTCILLEHKVVLQSRDYNALSMSVMAFVAMIYPLEYMFPVIPLLPTCMASAEQLLLAPTPYIIGVPASFFLYKLDFKMPDDVWLVDLDSSRVIAPTNAELLPILPEPESLELKKHLKQALASMSLNTQPILNLEKFHEGQEIPLLLGRPSNDLQSTPSTEFNPLIYGNDVDSVDVATRVAMVRFFNSPNVLQGFQMHTRTLRLFPRPVVAFQAGSFLASRPRQTPFAEKLARTQAVEYFGEWILNPTNYAFQRIHNNTFDPALIGDKPKWYTHQLQPVHYRVYDSSSHLAEALSVPPEHDSDSDPTDDSGSDSMDYDDSSSSYSSLGDFVSEMMKCDINGDTPNVDPLTHAALGDASEVAIDELQSQKEVEEPGPDSENSQENPPLRSSSSTTASSSPSTVIHGASSEPADSTEMDDKAAVGVSKSLPSVPPSIGKANVDRRQTEIGEGAQKLLRPNSLKLASDSDAESDSRASSPTSTVSNNSTEGFGGIMSFASSLYRNHSTSFSLSNLTLPTKGAREKTTPFPSLKGNRRALVDQKSSVIKHSPTVKREPPSPQGRSSNSSENQQFLKEVVHSVLDGQGVGWLNTKKVRRLLESEQLRVFVLSKLNRTVQSEDEARQDIIPDVEISRKVYKGMLDLLKCTVLSLEQSYAHAGLGGMASIFALLEIAQTHYYSKEPDKRKRSPTESVNTPIGKDPGLAGRGDPKAMAQLRVPQLGPRAPSASGKSPKELDTRSLKEENFVASIGPEVIKPAFDLGETEERKSQVSADSGVSLTSGPQRTDPDSVLGVSPAVMIRSSSQDSEVSTVSNSSGETLGADSDLSSNAGDGPGGEGSIHLAGSRGTLSDSEIETNSATSAIFGKAHSLKPSVKEKLVGSPVRFSEDVSQRVYLYEGLLGRDRGSMWDQLEDAAMETFSISKERSTLWDQMQFWEDAFLDAVMLEREGMGMDQGPQEMIDRYLSLGEHDRKRLEDDEDRLLATLLHNLISYMLLMKVNKNDIRKKVRRLMGKSHIGLVYSQQINEALDQLANLNGRDLSIRSSGSRHMKKQTFVVHAGTDTNGDIFFMEVCDDCVVLRSNIGTVYERWWYEKLINMTYCPKTKVLCLWRRNGSETQLNKFYTKKCRELYYCVKDSMERAAARQQSIKPGPELGGEFPVQDMKTGEGGLLQVTLEGINLKFMHNQFLKLKKW, encoded by the exons ATGGTGCAAAAGAAGAAGTCCTGTCCTCGGTTACTTGACTACCTAGTGATCGTAGGGGCCAG GCACCCGAGCAGTGATAGCGTGGCCCAGACTCCAGAATTGCTACGGCGATACCCGTTAGAGGATCACGCCGAGTTTCCCTTGCCCCCGGACGTCGTGTTCTTCTGCCAGCCGGAGGGCTGCCTGAGTGTGCGGCAACGGCGCATGAGCCTGCGCGAGGACACCTCTTTTGTCTTCACTCTCACCGACAAGGACACTGGGGTCACGCGTTATGGCATCTGTGTTAACTTCTACCGCTCCTTCCAAAAGCGCATGCCTAAGGAAAAGGGGGAGGCCGGGGCAGGGTCCCGTGGGAAGGAAGGACCCCATGCCACCTGCATCTCAGAAGAGGTTGGCGCCGAGAGCTCGGAGAGTGGCCCGTCCCTGCAGCCTCCAAGTGCCGACTCTACCCCGGATGTGAACCAGTCTCCTCGGGGCAGACGCCGGGCCAAGGCGGAGAGCCGTTCCCGCAACAGCACTCTGACGTCCCTGTGTGTGCTCAGCCATTACCCCTTCTTCTCCACCTTCCGAGAGTGTCTGTACACCCTCAAACGTCTGGTGGACTGCTGTAGTGAGCGACTGCTGGGCAAGAAACTGGGCATCCCTCGAGGCATACAGAG GGGCACCATGTGGCGCATCTTCACGGGAGCGTTGTTAGTGGAGGAGAAGTCAAGTGCCCTTCTGCACGACCTTCGAGAGATCGAGGCCTGGATCTATCGATTGCTGCGCTCCCCAGTACCCGTCTCAGGGCAGAAGCGAGTGGACATTGAGGTCCTGCCCCAGGAGCTCCAGCAGGCTCTGACCTTTGCTCTTCCAGACCCCTCTCGATTCACCCTAGTGGATTTCCCACTGCACCTCCCCTTGGAACTTCTGGGTGTGGATGCCTGTCTTCAGGTGCTAACCTGCATCCTGTTAGAACACAAG GTGGTGCTGCAGTCCCGAGACTACAACGCACTCTCCATGTCTGTGATGGCATTTGTGGCAATGATTTATCCCTTGGAGTATATGTTTCCTGTTAtcccactgctgcccacctgcatgGCGTCTGCAGAACAG CTGCTGTTGGCTCCAACACCGTACATCATCGGGGTCCCTGCCAGCTTCTTCCTCTACAAACTGGACTTCAAAATGCCTGACGATGTATGGCTGGTGGATCTGGACAGCAGCAGG GTGATTGCCCCCACCAATGCAGAACTGCTACCTATCCTGCCAGAGCCAGAATCATTAGAgttgaaaaaacatttaaaacag GCCCTCGCCAGCATGAGTCTCAACACCCAGCCCATCCTCAATCTGGAGAAATTCCACGAAGGCCAGGAGATCCCTCTTCTCTTGGGAAGGCCTTCTAATGACCTGCAGTCTACACCTTCCACTGAATTCAACCCACTCATCTATGGCAACGATGTGGATTCTGTGGATGTCGCAACCAG AGTGGCCATGGTCCGTTTCTTCAACTCCCCCAACGTGCTGCAGGGCTTTCAGATGCACACACGTACCCTGCGTCTCTTCCCGCGGCCCGTGGTAGCTTTCCAAGCTGGCTCCTTTCTAGCCTCACGTCCCCGGCAGACTCCTTTTGCTGAGAAACTGGCCAGGACTCAGGCTGTGGAGTACTTCGGAGAATGGATCCTCAACCCCACCAACTATGCCTTTCAGCGGATTCACAACA ACACGTTCGATCCAGCCCTGATAGGCGACAAGCCGAAGTGGTACACCCACCAGCTGCAGCCTGTCCACTATCGAGTGTATGACAGCAGTTCCCATCTGGCTGAGGCGCTGAGCGTGCCACCGGAGCACGACTCTGACTCTGACCCTACTGATGACAG CGGCAGTGATAGTATGGATTATGATGACTCAAGCTCTTCTTACTCTTCCCTTGGTGACTTTGTCAGTGAGATGATGAAATGTGACATCAATGGTGATACTCCTA ACGTGGATCCTCTGACACACGCGGCACTGGGGGATGCCAGTGAGGTAGCTATTGATGAGCTGCAGAGCCAGAAGGAAGTAGAGGAACCTGGCCCAGACAGCGAGAACTCTCAGGAAAACCCCCCTCTGCGTTCCAGCTCCAGCACCACCGCCAGCAGTAGCCCCAGCACCGTTATCCATGGAGCCAGTTCT GAACCTGCCGACTCAACGGAGATGGATGATAAGGCAGCAGTAGGCGTCTCCAAGTCCCTCCCCAGCGTGCCTCCCAGCATTGGCAAAGCGAACGTGGACAGGCGTCAGACAGAAATTGGAGAGGG GGCTCAAAAGCTGCTGCGGCCCAACAGCTTGAAACTGGCAAGTGACTCAGATGCAGAGTCAGACTCTCGAGCGAGCTCGCCCACCTCCACCGTCTCCAACAACAGCACTGAGGGCTTCGGGGGCATCATGTCTTTTGCCA GCAGCCTGTATCGGAACCACAGTACGAGCTTCAGTCTTTCAAATCTCACACTGCCTACCAAAGGAGCGCGAGAGAAGACCACACCCTTCCCCAGTCTGAAAG GAAACAGGAGGGCCTTAGTGGACCAGAAGTCATCGGTCATTAAACACAGCCCAACAGTGAAAAGAGAGCCTCCATCACCTCAGGGTCGATCCAGCAATTCTAg tgagaaccagcagttcCTGAAGGAGGTGGTGCACAGCGTGCTGGACGGCCAGGGAGTTGGCTGGCTCAACACGAAGAAGGTGCGACGGCTGCTGGAGAGCGAGCAGCTGAGAGTCTTTGTCCTGAGCAAGCTGAACCGCACGGTGCAGTCAGAGGACGAGGCCCGGCAGGACATCATCCCAGATGTG GAGATCAGTCGGAAGGTGTACAAGGGCATGTTAGACCTGCTCAAGTGCACGGTCCTCAGTCTGGAGCAGTCCTACGCCCACGCTGGTCTGGGTGGCATGGCCAGCATCTTTGCGCTTCTGGAGATCGCCCAGACCCACTACTATAGTAAAG AACCAGACAAGCGGAAGAGAAGTCCAACGGAGAGTGTAAATACACCAATTGGCAAGGATCCTGGCCTGGCTGGGCGGGGGGACCCAAAGGCCATGGCACAGCTGAGAGTCCCCCAGCTGGGACCTCGGGCACCAAGTGCCTCAGGAAAGAGTCCCAAGGAACTGGACACCAGAAGTCTAAAGGAGGAGAACTTTGTAGCATCTATCG GGCCTGAAGTAATCAAACCCGCCTTCGACCTTGGTGAGACAGAGGAGAGAAAGTCCCAAGTCAGCGCAGACAGTGGTGTGAGCCTGACATCTGGTCCCCAG AGGACTGATCCAGATTCTGTCCTTGGTGTGAGTCCGGCCGTTATGATCCGAAGCTCAAGTCAGGACTCTGAAGTTAGCACC gtgaGTAATAGCTCTGGAGAGACCCTTGGAGCGGACAGTGACCTGAGCAGCAATGCAGGTGACGGACCAGGCGGTGAGGGCAGCATCCACTTGGCAGGCTCTAGAGGCACTTTGTCTGATAGTGAAATTGAAACCAACTCTGCCACCAGTGCCATCTTT GGTAAAGCCCACAGCTTGAAGCCAAGTGTAAAGGAGAAGCTGGTGGGCAGCCCAGTTCGCTTTTCTGAAGATGTAAGCCAGCGAGTCTATCTCTACGAGGGGCTCCTAG GAAGGGACAGAGGATCGATGTGGGACCAGTTAGAGGATGCTGCTATGGAGACCTTTTCTATAA GCAAAGAGCGTTCTACTTTATGGGACCAAATGCAGTTCTGGGAAGATGCGTTCTTAGATGCTGTGATGTTGGAGAGAGAAGGGATGGGTATGGACCAGGGTCCCCAGGAAATGATAGACAG GTACCTGTCCCTAGGAGAACATGACCGGAAGCGCCTAGAGGATGATGAAGATCGTTTGCTGGCCACGCTCTTGCACAACCTCATCTCCTACATGCTGCTGATGAAG GTAAATAAGAATGATATCCGGAAGAAGGTGAGGCGCCTGATGGGAAAGTCGCATATTGGGCTTGTGTACAGCCAGCAAATCAACGAAGCGCTTGACCAGCTGGCAAACCTG AATGGACGAGATCTCTCTATCCGGTCCAGTGGCAGCCGGCACATGAAGAAGCAGACATTTGTGGTACATGCGGGGACAGACACAAATGGAGATATCTTTTTCATGGAG